From one Lotus japonicus ecotype B-129 chromosome 3, LjGifu_v1.2 genomic stretch:
- the LOC130744354 gene encoding uncharacterized protein LOC130744354 — MQRQEEIPSEDYWNLMLDELVDLDEESLLALDVLTRQKERIARAYNKKVRFKSFVVGDFVWKVILPMDKKDKHFDKWAPCWEGPFKVEKIFSNNVYEIRELGNHSRVLAINGKYLKRYVPTLFEISISDD; from the coding sequence ATGCAGAGACAGGAAGAAATTCCCAGCGAAGATTATTGGAACTTGATGTTGGATGAACTAGTagatctcgacgaagaaagttTATTGGCGTTAGACGTATTAACCCGGCAAAAGGAGCGTATCGCAAGAGCTtacaataaaaaggttagaTTTAAATCATTTGTTGTAGGTGATTTCGTTTGGAAAGTCATTTTGCCAatggataaaaaagataaacattTTGATAAATGGGCTCCATGTTGGGAAGGCCCCTTTAAagttgagaaaatattttcaaataatgTTTATGAGATTAGAGAATTAGGTAACCATAGTCGTGTTTTGGCGATAAATGGTAAGTATCTTAAACGATATGTGCCTACGTTATTCGAAATAAGCATATCAGATGATTAA